A portion of the Esox lucius isolate fEsoLuc1 chromosome 20, fEsoLuc1.pri, whole genome shotgun sequence genome contains these proteins:
- the gdf3 gene encoding protein DVR-1: MTVLKVLIMLCIRAFVLGTGEDLKTQERLFLNSLGLSERPTPSEHRRVPSVFWRMLKRMSTREMEARENDPCMVLEYGVRGNIVRFVQDQGRLLSGWSGSCHGCVEKHLFFNMSVLQPVEQLSLARLEVQFQLDVFRTPMFFLGPQALSVSVYKVLRVTLRGANHEANRRLVLSKSVQLEPQSGSLTLDLTALAESWRKPGRNYGLVLEVQPHPAGALARDSFMAHHPGSALAFGTAEASPEFQASLVAVSLNPLQCRTRRKRSAVYLPVTPSNVCKPRRLYIDFRDVGWQDWIIAPQGYLANYCHGECPFPLSESLNGTNHAILQTLVHSLDPRGTPQPCCVPIRLSPVSMLYYDNNDNVVLRHYQDMVVDECGCR, translated from the exons ATGACGGTTTTAAAGGTTCTAATAATGTTATGCATTCGCGCGTTTGTTTTAGGAACTGGTGAAGATTTGAAAACACAAGAACGTTTGTTTTTAAATTCGCTGGGACTCTCCGAACGACCCACGCCGTCGGAGCACCGCCGGGTTCCCTCGGTGTTTTGGAGGATGTTGAAGCGGATGAGCACCCGAGAGATGGAGGCCCGTGAAAACGACCCTTGCATGGTGTTGGAGTATGGAGTTCGCGGGAACATAGTTCGATTTGTGCAGGATCAGG GGCGACTGCTGTCAGGCTGGAGTGGCAGCTGTCATGGCTGTGTGGAGAAACATCTTTTCTTCAACATGTCTGTCCTGCAGCCCGTGGAGCAGCTCTCTCTTGCGCGTCTGGAAGTCCAGTTCCAGCTGGACGTGTTCCGCACCCCCATGTTCTTCCTGGGCCCCCAGGCCCTCAGCGTCTCCGTTTACAAGGTTCTGCGAGTGACCTTGAGGGGCGCGAATCACGAGGCCAACCGCCGACTGGTGCTGTCCAAGTCGGTGCAGCTGGAGCCACAGTCCGGCTCCCTCACTCTGGACCTCACAGCGCTGGCGGAGAGCTGGCGCAAACCGGGCCGTAACTACGGCTTGGTGCTGGAGGTGCAACCCCACCCCGCTGGCGCCCTCGCCAGGGACAGCTTTATGGCTCACCACCCGGGGAGCGCGCTGGCGTTCGGGACGGCCGAAGCCTCCCCGGAGTTCCAGGCCTCCCTGGTGGCCGTGTCCCTGAACCCGTTGCAGTGCCGCACTCGACGGAAGAGGAGCGCCGTCTACCTCCCGGTGACCCCCAGCAACGTGTGTAAACCCCGCCGCCTCTACATCGACTTCAGGGACGTGGGCTGGCAGGACTGGATCATCGCGCCGCAGGGCTACCTGGCCAACTACTGTCACGGAGAGTGTCCGTTCCCGCTGAGCGAGAGCCTGAACGGCACCAACCACGCCATCCTGCAGACACTGGTCCACTCCCTGGACCCCCGAGGCACGCCCCAGCCCTGCTGCGTACCCATCCGCCTGTCCCCGGTCTCAATGCTCTACTACGACAACAACGATAACGTGGTCCTGCGACACTACCAGGACATGGTGGTGGATGAGTGTGGATGCAGGTGA
- the LOC117593486 gene encoding trace amine-associated receptor 3-like, whose protein sequence is MPAIESESSSICNLLLISIDRYVAICDPLVLLPLVNSFINPLIYAFFYPWFKVTVKHILTLKIRFSDDFK, encoded by the exons atgccagccaTCGAAA GTGAATCGTCATCTATCTGCAATTTGCTCTTGATTTCTATTGACCGCTATGTTGCTATATGTGATCCATTAGT CTTACTGCCACTTGTAAACTCCTTCATTAATCCATTGATTTATGCTTTCTTTTATCCATGGTTCAAAGTGACAGTTAAGCATATTTTAACTCTGAAGATCAGGTTTTCAGACGACTTTAAATAG
- the LOC114829727 gene encoding trace amine-associated receptor 8a-like yields MEEHEDDQYCFQNSFRNSSCKRSSLSTSAYITVYIIFSLISVVTVFLNLLVIISISHFKQLHTPTNLLILSLAVSDLLVGLIVIPSMTVAIMESCWVLGDCFCALLLYTNFLSCSSSVGNLVLISIDRYVAVCDPLLYPLKITIARMNDNLTSLIMTFLPLVNSFINPIIYAFFYSWFKVTTKQMFTLQFRRK; encoded by the exons ATGGAGGAACATGAAGATGACcaatactgttttcaaaactcTTTTCGAAACTCTTCTTGCAAAAGATCTTCACTATCAACATCTGCTTACATAACAGTGTACATCATCTTCTCATTGATTTCAGtggttacagtatttttgaatCTACTGGTGatcatctccatctctcacttcaAGCAGCTCCACACACCAACCAAcctgctcatcctctctctggctgtgtcagatCTCCTGGTGGGACTCATTGTGATACCATCAATGACTGTAGCAATAATGGAATCATGCTGGGTTCTTGGGGATTGCTTCTGTGCATTGCTTCTCTACACCAATTTTTTGAGTTGTTCTTCATCTGTTGGCAATTTGGTCTTGATATCTATTGACCgttatgttgctgtgtgtgatcCATTATTATACCCCTTGAAAATAACAATAGCAAGGATGaa TGACAATTTAACATCACTTATCATGACTTTTTTGCCTCTTGTTAATTCCTTTATTAATCCAATAATTTATGCTTTCTTTTATTCATGGTTCAAAGTGACAACTAAACAAATGTTCACTCTGCAGTTTAGGCGTAAATag